A stretch of DNA from Pasteurellaceae bacterium RH1A:
TGGAAACTGGGCGATGTTGAAGCAGTTTAGCCCGCACCTCGTTGGATAAGCTTTCTACCTTGTCATAGTCAAAGGCCTCTGGAATGAGGGTGTTCTCATGGCGTTTATGCCGTTCAATCTCATTTTGTTGGTGCTCAATATAGCCCTGATACTTGATGGAAATCTCTACCTGTTCTGCCGCCTGCCTATCTTCTAGGGCAGGAGCAAAAGGCTCAAGGGCAGTCAGTTTATCATAGGTCACCTCTGGCCGGCGGAGCAGATCTTCGCCGTTGGCTTCACGGGTTAGCGGGCTATTGACCATCTGATTAACCGCCTCTAAGTGGGCCGATTGCGGGTGAATCCAGATCTGCTTGAGGCGTTCTTTCTCCTTGGCCATATTGTCCATCTTCTGATTAAATCGGGCCCAGCGGGCTTCATCAATCAAGCCAAATTCGTGGGCGATTGGGGTTAGGCGGATATCGGCATTGTCTTCACGCAGGAGCAGGCGGTATTCGGCCCGGGAAGTAAAAACCCGGTAAGGTTCTTTAGTGCCTAGGGTGCAGAGGTCATCCACCAAGACCCCAGTATAGGCCTGGTCACGGGTTGGGTACCAGGCATCACAGCCTTGAACCTGCAAGCCAGCATTAATCCCGGCCAAGAGGCCTTGGGCGGCGGCTTCTTCATAGCCCGTTGTCCCGTTGATTTGGCCGGCAAAGAAAAGCCCCTCAATAGCCTTGGTTTCTAGGGTCGGTTTAAGATCACGTGGGTCAAAGTAGTCGTATTCAATGGCATAGCCTGGCTTGATAATCCGGGTTTTTTCCAGGCCCTTCATGGAATTAACAATCCCCATCTGCACATCGAAAGGCAGGCTGGTAGAAATCCCGTTTGGGTAAACTTCGTTAGAGGTCAGGCCTTCTGGTTCTAGGTAGATCTGGTGGCCGTTACGATCACCAAATCTCATCACCTTATCTTCAATGGATGGACAATAACGCGGCCCGATCCCCTCAATAATCCCCGTATACATAGGGCTACGATCCAGATTATTGCGGATAATATCGTGGGTTTCCGTATTGGTATGGGTGATATAGCAAGGGATCTGGCGAGGATGTAGATCGGTACTGCCCATAAAGGAAAAGACCGGCAGTTCCGCATCACCATGTTGTTGGGCTAAGACCGAAAAATCAATGGTACGAGCATCTAAACGAGGAGGGGTACCGGTTTTAAGCCGATCCACTCGTAAATTGAGATCACGCAAGCGGGCCGCCAAAGTAGTGGCCGCTGGATCGCCTGCTCGTCCACCCGCATAGTTATCCAAACCAATATGGATCTTACCGGCCAAGAAGGTGCCTGCAGTCAAAATAACTGATTTGGCCTTAAAGGTCAGGCCCATCTTGGTCACTGCCCCCACCGCACGGTGGTTTTCGACCAAAATATCCACCACTTCCTGCTGGAAGATATCTAAATTAGGCTGGTTTTCAAGGGCAACTCGCACGGCTTGGCGGTAGAGCACCCGGTCGGCCTGGGCCCGAGTGGCTCGCACAGCAGACCCCTTAGAAGAATTGAGGGTACGGAACTGGATCCCGGCCTGATCGGTAGCTAAAGCCATCAACCCGCCCATGGCATCGATCTCCTTGACCAAATGGCCCTTGCCGATCCCCCAATGGCTGGATTACAGGACATTTGGCCCAGGGTATCAACATTATGGGTAAGAAGGAGGGTTTTTAGCCCCATGCGGGCTGGTGCAAGTGCTGCCTCCGTGCCTGCGTGACCACCACCAACGACAATCACATCATAAATTTGGTTATAAATCATATCTTCTATCAAGTAACAAAAAGTGGGCTATTTTACCTGAAAAAAGGCATTTCTCAAAAAGGCTTTTGGAAAAGTTTAACGCACTAATATAAAAGATCTATTTATATATAAAGATCTTGTTATAGTGATTATTAGTGATCGCAAGATCTGTGTATAAGTAGATCTTCTCTTCTAAGATCAAGTGCTTATGAAGATCATAACCCTTTAAGATCTTGCTTTTTAGATCAAGAAAGAAGGTGGATAAGCAAGCGACTTATGCACAGTTCTAGAATGTTGCTTAAAAAATAAGGAATAATACTTAGCTTATCTCAAGGATTTTCGCTACTTATCCACAGCTTTTAAAAATCCCTACCTACTTGTAAAACTCATTTATCTATTTCAACAAGCAGGCTGGGATAATGATACTTTTATTGAAGGGGGTTTTTAGCTTAAATCTACATTCTTTGTTGCGAAGATATAGGTTGTGGCAAACCCAACAAGGTATGCTGTGACTGTACCACATAAGTAAATGGCAATTGCAGGCAGAATACCATTATTTGATGTCATTAAGGGAATAGCCAATAGGCCAGATGGGCCAAAGACGGTATTTAAGCCCATAGGGAAGCCTAAATAGGCTATTAGTCCAATCACAAAACCGCCTGCTGCACCACCAATACAGGCAGTAATAAAAGGTTTGACTCTAGGTAGTGTTACCCCATAAATAAGGGGCTCTCCCACACCTAAAAAACCTGGAATAATCGCTCCTTTAATTTGCGTGCGTAAGGTAGAGTTTTTATGAGCTTTAACATAAAGGGCAATTGCTGCTCCCACTTGGCCGGCTCCTGCCATAGCTAAAATAGGAAATAGCGCATTAAAGCCTTGGGTTTCAACTAGGGCAAAATAAACAGGTACAAAACCTTGGTGAATACCAAACATCACCGCAATTAAAAATAAGCCAGCCAGTATTGCGCTGCCTAGAGGATTGCCATTGAGATGGCTAAAGAGCCAAGACATTCCATCAAACAAAAGAACCCCAATAGGCATAATGATCAGGAAGGTGAATATGCCCATAACCAGCAAGGTCAGGGTGGAGGTTAGCACCATATCCAAGTTATCAGGTATTTGTTTACGGATAAGTTGTTCAACTTTTGCACCAATAATGGCAGCAATTAAAACCCCTATAATATTGCCTCTAGGATCTATACTTAAACCAAAAAAGGTAGACATTCCAGAATAAATACCTGCTTTCGCATCGGGGTTATAGCCTAAAATAAAGAGCGAAGCGATAATAGCACCATTAACCCCGCTGCCACCAAAAGCTTTAGCGGCATTGTAGCCGATGAGAATGCTTAGGAAGCTAAATAAGCCCTTACTGAAAACCTTCATATAATTAACCAGCTCAACCAAGAAGGTATTGGGGCTTTCATGGCCTGTAATAAACATTTGTTGGAAAAGGGTAGCAAAACCCAGTAATAGACCAGCTGCGATAAACCCTGGAATAAGCGGGGTAAAAATGGTGGCAAACTTGGTTAAAAATTGATGGAGCTTACTGGTTTGTTTGGCCTTAATTTCTTGTTTATGTTGTTTTGCTAATTGGGCCAAAGAAAGGGCATTTTCGTCAGCCAATAATTGGTTCATCAACTCTGCAGCCTTGGCGGCCTTACCAGGCCCTAAAATAATTTGTAGTTGGTCTTCAACTTCAACAACACCTAAGACACCAGGAAGTTTTTTTATAGAGGCAAGATCAACAAGATTTGGGGTATGTAATGATACTCTCAAGCGGGTCATGCAGTTGCCCGCTCTTGCAATATTGGTTGGCCCACCTAAATGTTGTAGTAGTGCCATCATCATTGTTTTATCAAGTGCTGACATAATAGGCTCCTCTTTAGGTTAGTTAATGATTAAATCCCTTTTTCTTTTCATTTCCTTTGGGCTTATTGTCTATCTAAATTTAAAAAAAATCTGAGAGATCGATCACAAAATACATAAAAAAATCTGCATCTTAATCAGTTGGGCACAACGTTTGGGATGCAGATCAATAAGAAGTTTTATATAACTATATTAGGCTTAACACCAATATTTATCAATTTCCGCCCGAATGGCTTCAGCCGTCTGTTTACCCTTTTCACCCACTAGGGCACGGCCAGCAATAAAGGCCTTGGCGTTTTTAATTTCCTTGAAGAGGTGGATGTCTTCAGGCACGATACCGCCGGTAATGGAAAGCTCTAAGCCGAGGACTGAAAGCTGTTTCATCAGATCCACATCTTCAGCCGTCCAGCCCTTGCCCGCTAATTCTGCATCACGGGAACGATGGTAGATGGCTTGTTTTACGCCTAATTCCACCCATTCCTTGGCATCTTTTTCAACAGTCCAGTTGCCGTAGATTTCGATTTGGATCTCTTTTTTCACCTTGAGTTCTGGGTGAGCAGCGTTGAAGTCATCCGCGACTTTCTTGCAAGCCGCTTTGGTGGCTGGATGGGCAGCAGCAGAGACGGTCAACCAGTCAGCACCGGCTTCAAAGGCCATTTTGGCCAGGATTGCACCGCCATCGGTAGTCTTAAGGTCACAAACAATGATGTGGTTTGGGTGAAGGGCGCGTAGGGTTGAAACCGCTTTCATGCCCTCGGCACAGGCTAAGATTGTACCGCATTCGATGATTTCTACTACGCTTTCAGCCTGTTTAGCGTCAGCAACGGCTTTTTCTAAACTTAAAGAATCAAGGGCGATTTGGAGGAGGGGTTTTGACATATATTATTCCTTTTAAGATTGAAATTGGGTTGTACTGTTCCCCCCTTTGAAAAAGCAAGACTGTCAAGTCCTATTGTAGGGACGCATTGCATGCGTCCGTTGCGATATAAAAATCACAGATAAAATAGAATTTATTTCGTTTACGGACGCATGCAATGCGTCCCTACCAATCACATTGAATTTATTATTTAGAACTTGACAGCCCTGCTTTTTCAAAGAGGGGAACTTATGTGCGTAAAATCAGTTCGTGCATTTACGCTGGGTTTGATCTTAATTCAGCGCTGCATCAATCACCGCATAAACGTCTTCAGCAGTATTGCAATGGCGGATCTTGTCTAAATCGACACCGGTATCGCTATCAGGGTCGTCTAATACTTGGGTGATTTCCATTAAACCTTGCATATGTTGGTCAGAGTCGCTGCCTGCAAGGGTGAGAAGCACGGAAACAGGTTCATCTTCGCCATCGAAATAAACCGGTTCTTTGAGGGTAACTAAAGCGAAGGAGGTTTTAATTACCCCTTCTTCTGGGCGGGCGTGCGGCATGGCCAGGCCTGGGGCCAGAATGATGTAAGGGCCTAATTCTTCGACCTTGCTGATGATATTGTCGTAGTAACGTGGCTCAATGGTGCCGGCCTCAATAAGGAGATCTGTACCTAATTTTACGGCTTCCTTCCAGTTAGCGGCAGTTTGGTTGAGGCGGATGGAGTTGTTTTCGATAAGAGATTGTTTGAGGTTCATACTGCGTCCTTAAAATTGAAATCCAGATAGAAACAAGGCATACCTTGTCCGTTTGGGTGCGGGCAGGGCATACCCTGTCCCTATCTAGAAAATTAAATTATGCGTGTTGATGTTTTTCAATCAGGGCAACCAGTTCATCACCGAAGGAGTTCGGGTTTAGCATATTTTGTACGCCTAATACTGATTTACCTTCGCCCACTTCAATTTCGCCTGCTAGGTGTTTAGACGAAACGATAATGTCCACTTCGCTTAATTTACCCTTGTAGTCAGTCACGGCACAAGAGTCCATGACATTTGGGATACCACGTTTGTCTAGGTAGCCCTTAATTTTCATTTTCATCATCATAGATGAGCCTTGGCCTGAACCGCACACTGCAAGAATGCGGATTGGTTTTAGGCCCGCTTGGGCTGCTTGTACAGGTGCAGC
This window harbors:
- a CDS encoding PTS N-acetylmuramic acid transporter subunits IIBC, which translates into the protein MSALDKTMMMALLQHLGGPTNIARAGNCMTRLRVSLHTPNLVDLASIKKLPGVLGVVEVEDQLQIILGPGKAAKAAELMNQLLADENALSLAQLAKQHKQEIKAKQTSKLHQFLTKFATIFTPLIPGFIAAGLLLGFATLFQQMFITGHESPNTFLVELVNYMKVFSKGLFSFLSILIGYNAAKAFGGSGVNGAIIASLFILGYNPDAKAGIYSGMSTFFGLSIDPRGNIIGVLIAAIIGAKVEQLIRKQIPDNLDMVLTSTLTLLVMGIFTFLIIMPIGVLLFDGMSWLFSHLNGNPLGSAILAGLFLIAVMFGIHQGFVPVYFALVETQGFNALFPILAMAGAGQVGAAIALYVKAHKNSTLRTQIKGAIIPGFLGVGEPLIYGVTLPRVKPFITACIGGAAGGFVIGLIAYLGFPMGLNTVFGPSGLLAIPLMTSNNGILPAIAIYLCGTVTAYLVGFATTYIFATKNVDLS
- a CDS encoding PTS ascorbate-specific transporter subunit IIA (involved in the phosphorylation and transport of sugars across the cell membrane; protein IIA transfers a phosphoryl group to IIB which then transfers the phosphoryl group to the sugar; IIC forms the translocation channel for the sugar uptake), translating into MNLKQSLIENNSIRLNQTAANWKEAVKLGTDLLIEAGTIEPRYYDNIISKVEELGPYIILAPGLAMPHARPEEGVIKTSFALVTLKEPVYFDGEDEPVSVLLTLAGSDSDQHMQGLMEITQVLDDPDSDTGVDLDKIRHCNTAEDVYAVIDAALN
- the ulaD gene encoding 3-keto-L-gulonate-6-phosphate decarboxylase (catalyzes the formation of L-xylulose-5-phosphate from 3-keto-L-gulonate-6-phosphate in anaerobic L-ascorbate utilization), which translates into the protein MSKPLLQIALDSLSLEKAVADAKQAESVVEIIECGTILACAEGMKAVSTLRALHPNHIIVCDLKTTDGGAILAKMAFEAGADWLTVSAAAHPATKAACKKVADDFNAAHPELKVKKEIQIEIYGNWTVEKDAKEWVELGVKQAIYHRSRDAELAGKGWTAEDVDLMKQLSVLGLELSITGGIVPEDIHLFKEIKNAKAFIAGRALVGEKGKQTAEAIRAEIDKYWC